Proteins encoded within one genomic window of Fusarium musae strain F31 chromosome 4, whole genome shotgun sequence:
- a CDS encoding hypothetical protein (EggNog:ENOG41), translating into MASVDDIFKSSGISGKRKLDPIRDPNEIYKSAKINANGSNRHAQVNDAPDEDEDMEAGPAPPPADDEDFGPDLPPDDDEGRFFGGGITKQESEILDYVEEADAGQAPEKIDVAWLRKTLTNLERHINKNAELRAKFEDQPQKFIGSEADLDADIKGLSLLSEHPELYPEFVKLECVASVVGLLAHENTDIAIDAIEIMGELTDEDVAAEDEQWNVLVDAMMEADLLSLLVSNFSRLNEDDESDRNGIYHALGLIENLCSRQSVAERVGEDEKLLQWLLQRIQRKEDTVSQNKQYAAEILAILAQMSVANRTKLIDLDAVDLLLQLIAPYRRRDPDKGGDEEEYMENIFASLTCLADEAAGKAKFIDAEGVELCLIMLKEGKKSKPPALRLLNHAAGGIAGVDVCKKIVEAGGLKGLFTLFMKTQDHRLAEHLVEIFASMLRLLPANSAERIRTLAKFVEKDYEKISKLIKFRRDYVARISLAEQQNDAEKATTSEDDREAAELEWLSRRIDAGLFILQTIDTVLAWLVAEDTGAARKIRQILAERDEKVSVIGRTLKEQLDALDTTEENQDLRDMLSTLVEFVQ; encoded by the exons ATGGCGAGCGTTGATGATATTTTCAAG AGCTCAGGCATCTCGGGGAAGCGCAAGCTTGATCCCATTCGAGATCCAA ATGAAATCTACAAATCAGCAAAGATAAACGCCAACGGCTCGAATCGCCATGCCCAAGTCAACGATGCGccagacgaagacgaagacatGGAAGCTGGCCCAGCACCTCCTCCcgccgacgacgaagatTTCGGTCCCGACCTACCTCCCGACGATGACGAAGGTCGCTTCTTCGGCGGTGGTATCACAAAACAAGAATCAGAGATCCTCGATTACGTAGAGGAAGCCGATGCTGGCCAAGCGCCTGAAAAGATCGATGTAGCATGGTTGCGAAAAACGCTAACCAACCTGGAGAGGCACATCAACAAGAACGCCGAGCTTCGCGCCAAGTTCGAAGACCAACCGCAGAAGTTTATTGGCAGTGAGGCTGATCTAGATGCCGACATCAAGGGGCTGTCGCTGCTGTCTGAACATCCTGAACTGTACCCTGAGTTCGTCAAGCTAGAGTGCGTAGCTAGTGTTGTCGGTCTGCTGGCGCACGAGAACACCGATATTGCCATCGATGCGATCGAGATTATGGGCGAGTTGACAGACGAAGACGTCGCGGCGGAGGATGAGCAGTGGAATGTGCTGGTagatgccatgatggaggcAGATCTCCTCAGTTTACTGGTCTCCAACTTCTCACGCCtgaacgaggatgatgaatcaGATCGCAACGGTATCTACCATGCCCTAGGACTCATCGAGAACTTGTGCTCCCGACAATCAGTCGCTGAGCGcgttggagaagatgagaagctcCTACAATGGCTCCTCCAACGCATCCAACGAAAGGAAGACACTGTCTCCCAAAACAAGCAATACGCTGCAGAAATCCTAGCCATCCTCGCCCAAATGTCCGTCGCAAATCGCACGAAACTCATAGACCTCGATGCCGTCGACTtgcttctccagctcatcgCTCCCTACCGACGACGCGATCCCGACAAGggcggcgatgaagaagagtaCATGGAGAACATATTCGCATCCCTAACATGCCTAGCAGATGAAGCTGCAGGAAAGGCAAAATTCATCGACGCAGAAGGTGTAGAACTCTGTCTTATCATGCTCAAAGAGGGAAAGAAGAGCAAACCACCTGCTCTTCGTCTCCTCAACCACGCTGCAGGCGGTATCGCCGGTGTAGACGTCTGTAAAAAGATTGTCGAGGCCGGTGGTCTCAAGGGTCTTTTTACCCTCTTCATGAAGACGCAAGATCATCGCTTAGCAGAACATCTGGTCGAGATCTTCGCCTCAATGCTACGCCTCCTACCAGCTAATTCCGCGGAGAGGATACGAACACTAGCCAAGTTTGTGGAAAAGGACTACGAAAAGAtctccaaactcatcaaattCCGACGAGACTACGTCGCTCGCATTTCACTAGCAGAGCAGCAAAATGACGCTGAGAAAGCCACTACTTCAGAAGATGACCGTGAAGCAGCAGAGCTAGAATGGCTATCGCGGAGAATCGACGCCGGTCTCTTCATACTACAGACCATCGATACAGTTCTCGCGTGGTTAGTAGCAGAAGACACAGGAGCAGCACGCAAGATCAGACAAATTCTAGCCGAGCGCGACGAAAAGGTCTCTGTAATCGGCCGTACACTAAAGGAGCAGCTAGACGCTCTAGACACCACGGAGGAGAACCAGGATCTGAGGGACATGTTGAGCACTCTAGTAGAGTTTGTCCAGTag
- a CDS encoding hypothetical protein (EggNog:ENOG41~BUSCO:EOG09265PWR) encodes MSAQNSAGIQQLLNAEQDASKIVQKAREYRTKRVREARDEAKQEIADYKAKKEEEYKKFEAEHSKGNEQAEAEANQEAEKQIKSIQEAGKKGQAQVIKNLLSAVFDVNPVPPNKS; translated from the exons ATG TCTGCCCAGAACTCAGCTGGTATTCAACAGCTGCTCAAC GCTGAGCAAGATGCTTCCAAGATTGTCCAGAAAG CCCGAGAAT ACCGTACCAAGCGCGTCAGGGAAGCTCGCGATGAGGCCAAGCAAGAGATAGCCGactacaaggccaagaaggaagaagaatatAAGAAATTCGAGGCCGAG CACAGCAAGGGCAACGAGCAAGCCGAGGCCGAAGCCAACCAGGAAGCCGAGAAGCAAATCAAGAGCATCCAGGAGGCTGGCAAGAAGGGACAAGCTCaggtcatcaagaacctccTCAGCGCCGTCTTCGACGTCAACCCCGTCCCCCCCAACAAGTCCTGA
- a CDS encoding hypothetical protein (BUSCO:EOG09265K5D), which translates to MSRASKLTLLGTSLLTVTTIVAVHFQQKFERAAMHEGVVRDMEQQRIKRERQLDFDLQKQLEAEYKREQTVHDSIAAAEKDLPNR; encoded by the exons ATGTCTCGAGCATCAAAGCTCACCCTACTGGGTACATCGCTCCTCACAGTCACCACAATCGTCGCCGTACATTTCCAGCAAAAGTTCGAACGAGCC GCCATGCACGAGGGCGTCGTTCGAGATATGGAACAGCAACGAATCAAGCGAGAAAGACAATTGGACTTTGACTTACAGAAGCAACTCGAAGCAGAATACAAGCGCGAGCAAACAGTGCACGACTCGATAGCAGCGGCGGAGAAAGATCTACCGAATCGATAA